The Nicotiana tabacum cultivar K326 chromosome 5, ASM71507v2, whole genome shotgun sequence sequence ACATCAAGAAAAGTTTATAACAAGAAATAGGCAAAGTCAATAGATTCTACAGAGGAACAAAAGATTGAAGGAGGCAATACCCTTGGATCTTTGGGATTCCTCCTTAAGGATTCTGTATAGTGCTTAACTGCATCAGGATACTTCTGCTCTTTGAAAAACTGGTTACCTGTAATCAAAGCAAAGAAGTTATTTTCACAGATTAAGAAAGAACACAAGTAAGAGAAGCTGTAACAGCAATAGAGGTACCTTTCTCACGCTCCTCATCTGCTATTTGTGGATCGTAATACTCTTGCTGCTCCAATTCTTTCTTCGCCTTCTCAGCATCATTGAGTCTTTTCAGTGTATCAGGATTCCGGTGTTCGGTAAGAGCTTTCTGGAAAGTCTCAATTGCAGGTTCATAATCCTTTGAAGTTTTTGCCATCTTTACTAGGGCAGTTCCCTTTCGAGTGAGAGCTCTTGCAATCATCTTATAGTCTGACCTGAGCTCCCTTCCCCTTTCAACAGCTTTGTCACAATCTTTCATGCAATCTTCATACTGAAATTAAGACAAACTAACATAAGGAAGAGCTCCTGATAGACTATTTATGACTTAAAGAAAAACCCCACAGAAGTATACAGAAGGTGATCGCAACACCACATCAGCAGAATGATATATTTAGGTTCTAAATGCTAACCTTGCCATAGTGAAACAAGAGGAGCAAGGGACCTTGAGGGGTGATGGGTTGGGGAAGTGCAACTCAGTACCATGTTTGCTTAACATACTAGTATCAAGCAATGCAGGTCAAACGAGTTGCAACTACACATGGCAACACAGATTGAAAAAGATTTTAATAAGAAAACATGTTACCTGCTTTAGATTTGAAGAttggtttttttcttttcttttctaacagTATTTGAAGACTGGTAATTTAAAAAGAAACAACATTATCACCTTACGTCAATTAGCCAATTAGGTGCTGAATCTAATAGTCCAACAAAGAAATAACATACAAAAAGGGCAACTGACTAATCGTATGGAAATCTTTCTTCAATACTCACATAAAATTCCAACACCAATGTGCCCCATGCTAAAAACTATCAAGCTCGTTACCACTATCATCATTTATCCAGCAATTCCTTTACCAATGAGAAAAGCATCAAACTTTCCTAGAAGTATGGAATATATGTGAGCTTAGCATCCTATGCGAATCACATTACTAGTTCCAATCCTGAGTAAAGATAGAATCTTGCATAAGGTATCGCCATAGTAAAACAACTCTAACTCGTTTGTTTGAGGCATAATAGTGTTATTATATCATAAACATACACTAGCACTTAAATTGTTGAATTTCTTCAAACATGTCAATATTATGCACAAAATAAGGATAAAAGCAAGCAACTTCATAGGCATACAATATAAAAATATCGAAGTAAGTTATATACACTGACATGTAAATATTTTTCTACACTTTCAGTGAGTTTACCTGGGATAGCAACTTATTTACCATTTTTACCAGATTGCTTATTAATGCTTATCAAGAGACTAAGCTGCAATTATCTAATAAGTAATCCGATTCTCGCTCAATGCACAAAACTTAAACTCAATATAATATATAAACTCAATATAATACCAAAGATTTGGGTATACCTTGCCCATCTCCAAGTACACAGCAGCACGGTTAGTAATGAAAGAAATATCCTCATCATCAAGCTCAATTGCCTTACTATAATGCTGAATTGCCGtctcaaaatctttctttttatATGCCGCATTACCAGCCTCCTTCTCCTTCTGCGCCAGCCCTTTCCTCTCCTTCGTCTGCTTCTCCTCCTCCGACACCTCCCTCGGTTCGGGCCTGAACCCAGGCGCAGCCCGTTTCTCTTCCTTCACCGGCTCACTCTCCGCAGGCCTTTTTCTCTCCGGCGAAGCTTTCACCTCCGGCATCTCCGCATCCTCCTCCTCAGGCGCCCTCGTATCCAATTTCACCCCTAACAAAACCCCAAACGCCTGCATTACCCTCTGATCATTCAAATACAAATTCAAATTATTCGGATTCTTCTGAATATCTTGCATCATTCTAACAAAATCAGGCTGCTGCAAATAAGCCCGCGTACGCGGATCACTCGTCAACTTAGCCCACATCTCCGGCCCGGAGAACGCATTGCCAAACGGAGTAGCCGGACCTGGGCCCGATCCTCTAAATCGGGCTTGAGCCTGGGCTGATTGAGCATCAGCAAACCCGGACTTCAAAACCCCATTATTAGGATCAATTTCTAAACCCTTTTTATAAGCCAAAACAGCATCATTATATTTTCTAAGGCCTAATTGAGCAGCGCCGAGCCGAGAATAACCTTTCGACCAATCCGGCTTCAGCTCGACGGTTTTTTCCGCGTCGGCTAAGGCTTCGTAGAATTTGTTCAGTGAAGCGTAAGCTGCTGATCGATTTGAATATAAAACGTGATTGGTCGGAGATAGATTGATCGCTTCAGTGAAGTGGCGGACGGCGTCGGTAAAGTTGCCGGCGGCGAATGCTGAATTGCCTTTGGCCTTTGCTTCATCGGCCAttgttttttgctattttttccGGCGAGATTATTTTGGTTTGTTTGTTCTGTTTAGAGAATTTGTGTAACATGGGAAAGGGGAGGGGTTTAAAAGAGGGGGGTGGGGTGAAAAGAGGGTTCTAGGCGTGGTTGTTAAGATTCTGGAATGTTCGGAGACGAAGGGAGTTCCTGGAATCTCTGCATTATTGTACTAGAAATCTTTTTTATACAACGACGACGACGACACAGTATAATCTCACATGTGGGGTCTAGAAggataatatgtacgcagaccttacccctacctcgaaGGGTAGAGAAGttttcaggagaccctcggctcaaaaaagcaacggGAGCCTAGAATTCTATTTGGGTCGTCTTTTTTAtatcaaaaaaatataataaaaaattacttttatcCTATTTGtataatataatttttccatGAATCTTTCCTCTTACTAGTTCCGTCACGGCCTTCTATCAGCAATATTGCAGCAACAACAATAAACTTAGTATAATTTTATAAGTGAATTTACGCCTTTCAAACTTTTTTAGAATTCATTTTATGTTAAATTTGTGATCAAATATTGTTACATAATTTGAAACTATGCAAATTTAGTCAAGATTCAAGGAATTGGGGAGTAGGAATTTGCATTAAAAATTAGATGCACACTTCCTAACATAAACTTCAGGTGGATCTTTTTAGAATCATCGTATTGTATGTGCATGAACTAAGTCCTACATGAaaagtaaaaaggaaaaagattctACTTATAAGGAGTTAGAAACAGTAGATAGGGTAAGACCTTTTGGGGAAAAACGTGCGGGCTTGACCCAAATCAgacaatatcacaacatattaagAGTATTTTTGAATCATTTTAACCTAACAACTAGTATCCGAGCTTGATTTGGCGGGACTATGGAGatggtggagtgtggcatggggGCCCGACTTAGTGTCGTCGCCCACAGGGTTTACGGTCTTTACCCGTAGCTTTGAAGATGCATACACGGCCTTTGGCTTCGGTGACCGTAAATACTTAAGATCGTGTATTGTTTGGTGTGTGTGAACAAAGTCACACATGAAAAGTAGAAAGGAAAAAGATTTACTAATAAGGAGTTAGATACTCTAAATGGTGCGAGGCATTTGGAGGAAAACTATACGGGTTTGACCCAAAACGGACAATATCATACTATTTTAAGAGTATTTTTTGGGTTGTTCGATTTGAATGAGTTTTCATgttaaaatttggtattttttatcttctttattttcgggtttACCTCCTCCTCGACGTAACACATAACCCATTAAAAAATATTTCGGTAAAATAGCCCACTGgcttttccttgcaaggtttttaacgaggcaaccaaaagacgtattattatatatgtgtactctttttcctttactagaattttttttccactgggttttattttagttaaggttttaacgaggcacattatctgttgaatagacattcaagggtgagtgttataaatagaattttatttatggtgaatgtttatatttagagagattctagggtttattacttagtggctaagtcactctctccctataaatagaggattctattccattgtaatttatcccaaaattcaataagaattatctttctctctttctctgcaatattgttcttttacttttattgttTCAGAAcatgttataaaacaataaaagaagaagagtattgtaGAGAAAAGTAGAGGGAGAGAAtttttattgatttgggatgaattacaatggaatagaactcTTTATTTATAGAGagagagtgacttagccaccaagtaataaaccaTAAAATCTCtttaaatatagacattcaccataaataaaattctatttataacacgcACCATAACTTTAAAATTCTTTGCTAAAATATTAAAGTATGCTGCCACACCGTACTTCAAACTATATTAGTATGCTTAAGATTCTGGCAATATGCTTTACAATTCTGACTTTTAAAATTCTAGCACTGTGTTTAAAATTCTGGCATTAGGGCTATTTTTCAGAAAAAGtttaacaagaaaaaaaaataaatagttgcACTAGCACAATTAGCCATTAAAGTGGATGGTCTTAAATTTTTGTTCTCAATTGCTCTATGGGCAGAACTTCAAGTTTAATAAGTGTTGCATCTCGCTTGCCCTATGAATAATCTTCTTAACTC is a genomic window containing:
- the LOC107819416 gene encoding hsp70-Hsp90 organizing protein 3, whose product is MADEAKAKGNSAFAAGNFTDAVRHFTEAINLSPTNHVLYSNRSAAYASLNKFYEALADAEKTVELKPDWSKGYSRLGAAQLGLRKYNDAVLAYKKGLEIDPNNGVLKSGFADAQSAQAQARFRGSGPGPATPFGNAFSGPEMWAKLTSDPRTRAYLQQPDFVRMMQDIQKNPNNLNLYLNDQRVMQAFGVLLGVKLDTRAPEEEDAEMPEVKASPERKRPAESEPVKEEKRAAPGFRPEPREVSEEEKQTKERKGLAQKEKEAGNAAYKKKDFETAIQHYSKAIELDDEDISFITNRAAVYLEMGKYEDCMKDCDKAVERGRELRSDYKMIARALTRKGTALVKMAKTSKDYEPAIETFQKALTEHRNPDTLKRLNDAEKAKKELEQQEYYDPQIADEEREKGNQFFKEQKYPDAVKHYTESLRRNPKDPRAYSNRAACYTKLGALPEGLKDAEKCIELDPTFAKGYTRKGAIQFFMKEYEKALETYQEGLKHDAQNQELLDGVRRCVEQINKASRGDLTPEELKERQAKAMQDPEIQNILTDPVMRQVLVDFQENPKSAQEHMKNPLVMNKIQKLVSAGIIQVK